A single region of the Myxococcales bacterium genome encodes:
- a CDS encoding HAMP domain-containing histidine kinase yields the protein MLDFLSKLFDSSDFPARWHCGRWTAFHGWLQIASDTAIFGAYIAIPLVLAYFVLRKQDVPFSRIFFLFAAFIVSCGSTHLLDAVMFWEPVYRVSALLKLLTAGVSWVTVAVLIPTLPKALALRSPESLAKEVDVRTAELRASESALSRANHDLAEKNDEMEQFVYSVSHDLRAPLVTSAGFLAALKEDIRAASQEGIAHDIARLEHANQRMTLMIDDLLNLSRIGRVRLEPEWIDPRVIIDEVLSELGPLVASVQARTAVQATFPQLCVDRENFTRIMVNLLTNALKHACPERGCTIEIGSEMHGPEIRVFVRDDGPGLEAQHHERIFGLFERANPKTPGTGIGLAIVAKAMQRRGGRVWIESVPGQGATFWLSFPPMPAQEA from the coding sequence ATGTTGGATTTTCTTAGCAAGTTGTTCGACAGCAGCGATTTTCCTGCGCGTTGGCATTGTGGGCGCTGGACAGCGTTTCATGGATGGCTGCAGATTGCCTCCGACACCGCGATTTTCGGCGCCTACATTGCCATACCTTTAGTGCTCGCGTATTTCGTACTGAGGAAGCAGGACGTGCCTTTTTCGCGCATCTTCTTTTTGTTTGCCGCATTCATTGTGAGCTGTGGCTCAACACATCTACTGGATGCGGTGATGTTTTGGGAGCCCGTTTACCGCGTCTCGGCGCTGCTCAAGCTGCTTACGGCGGGAGTCTCATGGGTTACTGTGGCGGTATTAATCCCAACCCTGCCTAAGGCCTTGGCGCTTCGCTCTCCGGAGTCACTGGCAAAGGAAGTGGACGTTCGCACCGCAGAGCTCCGGGCAAGCGAGAGCGCCTTGAGCCGTGCCAACCACGATCTTGCGGAAAAAAACGACGAGATGGAACAGTTCGTGTATTCCGTGTCCCATGACCTGCGCGCGCCGTTGGTGACTAGCGCTGGGTTTTTGGCGGCGCTCAAGGAAGACATACGCGCCGCAAGCCAAGAGGGAATCGCACATGATATCGCGCGACTTGAACATGCCAATCAGCGTATGACACTCATGATCGACGATCTGCTTAACCTCAGCCGCATTGGGCGCGTGCGGCTAGAGCCAGAGTGGATCGACCCGCGTGTCATCATCGACGAGGTGCTCAGCGAACTCGGACCCCTGGTAGCTAGCGTTCAAGCGAGGACCGCTGTGCAAGCGACGTTTCCGCAGCTTTGCGTCGATCGAGAGAATTTCACACGCATCATGGTTAATTTGCTCACCAACGCACTCAAGCATGCATGCCCCGAGCGCGGATGCACGATTGAGATTGGCAGCGAGATGCATGGTCCAGAGATAAGGGTGTTTGTAAGAGATGATGGACCGGGTCTCGAGGCTCAGCATCACGAACGCATCTTCGGTTTGTTTGAGCGCGCCAATCCCAAGACGCCGGGGACCGGCATTGGCTTGGCTATTGTGGCGAAGGCCATGCAGCGGAGGGGGGGCAGAGTTTGGATAGAGTCGGTCCCGGGACAGGGCGCGACCTTCTGGCTCTCCTTTCCCCCGATGCCGGCGCAAGAAGCTTAG
- the rsmI gene encoding 16S rRNA (cytidine(1402)-2'-O)-methyltransferase: protein MSKRDTEGSGIAGTLFVLGTPIGNLGDMTLRAISTLKSANEILAEDTRRTRQLCRHYEISTPLASFHSHSSPQKRARILEKLRCEYKIAVTTDAGMPTLSDPGRLLIDEAHDHGIRVEVIPGPSALTAAIAISGVACDRFQFLGFLPRTGARRKAMFADVARYRDATILFESPQRIVATLEMLTKHCPERRVALCRELTKLHEEVIRGTAESILAILDSRDAVKGEITLVIESLSEHASVAEEIQGGSKDLAIAWLKNQPRPLRRTPALARDLAIATGTSRAVAYKWLLAHLPQQ, encoded by the coding sequence TTGTCGAAGCGGGATACTGAGGGCTCGGGGATAGCGGGCACGCTGTTCGTGCTCGGCACTCCTATCGGAAATTTGGGCGACATGACGCTTCGCGCGATCTCGACCCTCAAGAGCGCAAACGAGATTTTGGCCGAAGATACGAGAAGGACTCGCCAGCTGTGCAGGCACTACGAGATCTCCACGCCTTTGGCCTCCTTTCACAGTCATTCCAGCCCCCAAAAACGCGCGCGCATTCTCGAAAAATTGCGTTGTGAGTATAAAATTGCAGTGACAACGGATGCTGGGATGCCCACGCTGAGCGACCCGGGGCGACTCCTCATTGACGAGGCGCATGATCATGGCATTCGGGTGGAGGTGATTCCGGGCCCGAGTGCCCTGACGGCAGCCATAGCGATCTCGGGCGTGGCGTGCGACCGATTTCAATTTCTTGGTTTCTTACCCCGGACTGGCGCGCGCAGGAAGGCGATGTTTGCCGATGTTGCGCGATATAGGGACGCGACGATTTTGTTTGAGTCACCGCAGCGCATTGTTGCAACGCTCGAAATGCTAACGAAGCACTGTCCTGAGAGACGGGTGGCTCTCTGCCGAGAGCTCACCAAGCTTCATGAAGAGGTCATTCGCGGTACGGCCGAGAGCATCCTCGCAATATTGGATTCGCGAGATGCGGTCAAGGGCGAGATCACCCTCGTGATCGAATCCCTTTCAGAGCATGCCAGCGTTGCCGAAGAGATCCAGGGAGGCTCCAAAGACTTGGCGATAGCGTGGCTCAAAAACCAACCCCGTCCCCTGCGGCGCACCCCCGCGCTGGCCCGCGATCTCGCTATCGCCACCGGCACCTCGCGAGCGGTGGCATACAAATGGCTACTAGCACATCTGCCTCAACAGTAG
- a CDS encoding RNA polymerase factor sigma-32, producing MNPRCERRSARMAGCSIAFGVHSIAYNPAPTGTLARAAPNACCSMTNHPKDINSSSSQQDAAKGKHHLALPARGLAGYDSLQAYIREVSKYSVLTHTQQQALAIRFVESGDLEAAAELVTTNLRLVIKVAYEYRRAYRNILDLIQEGNIGLMQAVKKYDPYRGVKLSTYAAWWIRAYILRFILNNARLVKLGTTQNQRKLFFNLAKEKARLTARGIDPTTDEIAKQLNVRPDEVVQMERRLASGDISLDAPIKQSDDTSQSRIDLMPSPTRSVDEVLADLEMSSKLKDSIHHFGRTLKDKEAIIFKKRLLADDPLTLQQLGDEFGVSRERVRQLEQRLQKKLKQYIEDHMGENLVEAGY from the coding sequence ATGAACCCACGATGCGAAAGGCGCTCAGCAAGGATGGCTGGCTGCAGTATCGCCTTCGGGGTACACTCAATCGCATACAACCCCGCCCCGACGGGCACGCTCGCGCGCGCCGCTCCTAATGCATGTTGTTCCATGACGAATCATCCGAAGGACATCAACTCATCTTCATCGCAGCAGGATGCGGCTAAGGGCAAGCACCATCTAGCGCTGCCAGCGCGAGGCCTCGCCGGCTATGATAGCTTGCAAGCCTATATCCGCGAAGTCTCTAAGTACTCCGTGCTTACCCACACCCAGCAACAGGCGCTGGCGATTCGCTTCGTGGAATCGGGGGACCTGGAGGCTGCGGCCGAGCTTGTGACCACAAACCTCCGTCTTGTGATCAAAGTGGCTTACGAATATCGCCGCGCCTACAGGAACATTTTGGATCTCATCCAAGAAGGCAACATTGGCCTTATGCAGGCGGTGAAGAAATATGACCCCTATCGCGGCGTGAAATTATCGACATATGCAGCATGGTGGATCCGAGCCTATATCCTTCGATTCATTCTCAACAATGCGCGATTGGTGAAGCTAGGCACCACCCAGAACCAGCGCAAACTCTTTTTCAACTTAGCCAAAGAGAAAGCACGGCTCACCGCGCGAGGCATTGACCCCACCACCGACGAGATCGCTAAACAGCTGAACGTTCGCCCTGACGAGGTGGTTCAGATGGAGAGGCGACTTGCCTCAGGAGACATCTCTTTGGATGCGCCCATCAAACAGAGTGACGACACCTCCCAGAGCCGCATCGACCTCATGCCATCGCCTACCAGGAGTGTGGATGAGGTGCTAGCCGATCTCGAAATGAGCTCGAAGCTAAAAGACTCCATTCACCATTTTGGCCGGACACTGAAAGACAAAGAGGCCATTATCTTTAAAAAGCGGCTGCTTGCTGACGATCCACTCACCTTGCAGCAGCTCGGAGACGAGTTCGGCGTAAGCCGGGAGCGCGTTAGACAGCTCGAGCAGCGCCTGCAGAAAAAACTCAAGCAGTACATAGAGGATCACATGGGCGAGAACCTTGTCGAAGCGGGATACTGA
- the gspN gene encoding type II secretion system protein GspN, whose protein sequence is MTNKYVKPFLTIYKRLEIWRPKSKARGWLALSAIYLALTLVFGYLLFPYDYLKEYVLQELRFPKTPDGTRTESAYDISIRELSPSWFTGVELEGLRVTQRSVASSEEPLEIYLTSLTLRPSVWALLKGDSAFSFVAEVGDGDIDGGYAASEEEVSFAAEFSDVDLHELKVLKSLVGLPAKGVINGKIDLQVAATPDETEGIIDLSIGKLTIGDSKAKFKTALMPSGMTIEQIDAGDLALKITVIKGVGQVETLNAKGKDLELSGFGEIRPRNPLGQSGIDVLVRFKFSEEYRNRSDVNIGLFMLLDNEPTMRKALSKDGWLQYRLRGTLNRIQPRPDGHARARRS, encoded by the coding sequence GTGACGAATAAGTACGTGAAGCCATTTCTCACTATTTACAAGCGCCTCGAGATTTGGAGGCCCAAGTCCAAAGCACGGGGTTGGCTTGCGCTCTCTGCGATTTATCTTGCGCTCACGTTGGTGTTTGGATACCTGCTTTTCCCGTACGACTATCTCAAGGAGTATGTCCTGCAAGAACTGCGATTTCCAAAGACTCCGGATGGTACCCGTACCGAAAGCGCATACGATATTAGCATACGGGAGCTGAGCCCAAGTTGGTTTACGGGTGTCGAGCTAGAAGGTCTTCGCGTAACCCAACGAAGCGTCGCGAGCTCCGAGGAACCGCTCGAAATTTATTTGACGAGTCTAACGCTGCGACCTTCGGTGTGGGCTCTACTCAAGGGCGACAGTGCGTTCTCCTTCGTCGCTGAGGTGGGCGATGGAGACATCGACGGCGGCTATGCCGCCAGCGAAGAGGAAGTATCCTTCGCAGCCGAATTCTCGGATGTCGATTTGCACGAACTCAAAGTCCTCAAAAGTCTCGTAGGACTGCCAGCCAAAGGCGTTATCAATGGAAAGATAGATCTTCAAGTGGCCGCAACGCCCGATGAGACTGAAGGGATCATCGATCTCAGCATCGGCAAGCTTACCATTGGTGACAGCAAGGCCAAATTCAAGACCGCCTTGATGCCATCCGGCATGACCATCGAGCAGATCGACGCCGGCGACCTGGCGCTCAAGATCACCGTCATCAAAGGCGTTGGCCAGGTTGAGACTCTAAACGCCAAAGGCAAGGATCTCGAGCTCAGTGGGTTTGGAGAAATCCGACCAAGAAATCCTCTGGGGCAGTCGGGAATCGACGTGTTGGTGCGCTTTAAATTTAGTGAAGAGTACCGGAACCGCAGCGACGTAAACATCGGCTTGTTTATGCTATTGGACAATGAACCCACGATGCGAAAGGCGCTCAGCAAGGATGGCTGGCTGCAGTATCGCCTTCGGGGTACACTCAATCGCATACAACCCCGCCCCGACGGGCACGCTCGCGCGCGCCGCTCCTAA